Proteins from a single region of Macrotis lagotis isolate mMagLag1 chromosome 2, bilby.v1.9.chrom.fasta, whole genome shotgun sequence:
- the HGS gene encoding hepatocyte growth factor-regulated tyrosine kinase substrate isoform X2, which yields MGRGSGTFERLLDKATSQLLLETDWESILQICDMIRQGDTQAKYAVSSIKKKVNDKNPHVALYALEVMESVVKNCGQTVHDEVANKQTMEELKELLKRQVEVNVRNKILYLIQAWAHAFRNEPKYKVVQDTYQIMKVEGHVFPEFKESDAMFAAERAPDWVDAEECHRCRVQFGVMTRKHHCRACGQIFCGKCSSKCSTIPKFGIEKEVRVCEPCYELLNKKAEGKTSSTTELPPEYLTSPLSQQSQLPPKRDETALQEEEELQLAIALSQSEAEEKERMRQKTTYTMYPKAEPTPVTSSAPPASTLYSSPVNSSAPLAEDIDPELARYLNRNYWEKKQEEVQKSPTPSAPAPLTDSAPQPTEGHATPVNMLETPLPETESQPITPSGGPFSEQYQNGESEENHEQFLKALQNAVTTFVNRMKSNHMRGRSITNDSAVLSLFQSINNMHPQLLELLNQLDERRLYYEGLQDKLAQIRDARGALNALREEHREKLRRAAEEAERQRQIQLAQKLEIMRQKKQEYLEMQRQLAIQRLQEQEKERQMRLEQQKQTIQMRAQMPAFSLPYAQLQAMPPAGGVIYQPAGPTNFPGTFSPAGSVEGSPMHTVYMNQPAQAGSGPYPSMPVAGTDPNMVSAYMYQAGAGGGQATQQGQPVPTTNPAYSSYQPTPTQGYQNVASQAPQSLPPISQPPQSSTMGYMGNQSVSMGYQPYSMQNLMTTLPGQDPAMPPQQPYLSGQQPMYQQLAPPGGPLQQPPPPVPQQPPSQGQPAPGSGEAQLISFD from the exons AGCAAAATATGCAGTAAGTTCCATCAAGAAAAAAGTCAATGACAAGAATCCACATGTGGCCCTCTATGCCCTAGAG GTTATGGAATCTGTTGTCAAGAACTGTGGTCAGACAGTTCATGATGAGGTAGCCAACAAGCAGACAATGGAAGAATTAAAAGAGCTTCTCAAG AGGCAAGTGGAAGTAAATGTCCGCAACAAAATCCTCTACCTGATCCAGGCTTGGGCTCATGCATTCCGAAATGAGCCCAAGTATAAAGTAGTGCAGGATACCTACCAGATCATGAAAGTGGAAG GTCATGTTTTCCCAGAATTcaaggaaagtgatgccatgttTGCTGCAGAAAGG GCTCCTGATTGGGTTGATGCTGAAGAATGTCACAGATGCAGAGTGCAATTTGGAGTGATGACACGTAAA CATCACTGCAGGGCATGTGGACAAATCTTTTGTGGGAAATGTTCCTCTAAGTGCTCCACCATTCCTAAATTTGGCATTGAGAAGGAAGTCCGTGTGTGTGAGCCCTGCTATGAACTGCTGAACAA GAAGGCAGAAGGTAAAACTAGCTCTACAACAGAGCTGCCTCCAGAGTACCTGACTAGTCCCCTGTCTCAGCAGTCTCAG TTGCCTCCCAAGAGGGATGAGACAGCTCTGCAAGAGGAAGAAGAGCTGCAGCTGGCCATCGCACTGTCCCAGTCAGAGgctgaggaaaaggagaggatg AGGCAAAAGACAACATATACCATGTATCCAAAGGCAGAACCCACACCTGTGACCTCATCTGCCCCTCCTGCTAGCACCTTATATTCTTCTCCTGTG aacTCATCTGCCCCCTTGGCCGAGGATATTGACCCTGAG CTTGCTCGTTACCTCAACCGAAACTACTGGGAGAAGAAGCAGGAAGAAGTTCAGAAGAGCCCCACACCGTCAGCTCCTGCTCCTTTGACAGATTCTGCTCCCCAGCCTACAGAGGGACATGCCACCCCAGTAAACATGCTAGAG ACTCCCCTCCCGGAAACAGAATCTCAGCCCATAACTCCCTCCGGTGGCCCCTTTAGTGAG CAGTACCAGAATGGGGAATCTGAAGAGAACCATGAGCAATTCCTGAAAGCCCTTCAGAATGCTGTCACCACCTTTGTCAACCGTATGAAGAGCAACCACATGAGGGGACGAAGCATCACCAATGACTCAGCTGTGCTCTCCCTCTTCCAGTCTATTAATAACATGCATCCTCAGCTGCTGGAGTTGCTCAATCAGCTGGATGAGCGAAGGC tgtaTTATGAAGGACTCCAAGATAAGCTGGCCCAGATCCGAGATGCCCGAGGAGCGCTCAATGCCCTCCGAGAGGAGCACAGGGAGAAACTGCGCCGAGCAGCTGAAGAGGCAGAGCGTCAGCGCCAGATCCAGCTGGCCCAGAAACTGGAAATCATGAGACAGAAGAAGCAG GAATATCTGGAGATGCAAAGGCAGCTGGCCATTCAGCGCCTACAGGAGCAAGAAAAGGAGCGGCAAATGCGCCTGGAACAGCAGAAGCAGACAATTCAGATGCGAGCACAGATGCCAGCTTTCTCCTTGCCTTATGCCCAG CTTCAGGCCATGCCCCCAGCAGGTGGGGTGATATACCAGCCTGCTGGCCCTACAAATTTCCCTGGTACCTTTAGCCCAGCAGGCTCAGTGGAGGGCTCCCCTATGCACACAGTATACATGAACCAGCCAGCACAGGCAGGCAGTGGACCCTACCCTAGCATGCCAGTGGCTGGAACAG ATCCTAACATGGTGAGCGCCTACATGTACCAAGCAGGGGCAGGTGGTGGGCAGGCAACTCAGCAAGGGCAGCCTGTGCCCACCACAAATCCAGCTTATTCTTCCTACCAGCCAACCCCCACACAAGGCTATCAG AATGTCGCCTCTCAGGCCCCACAGAGCCTCCCACCCATTTCTCAGCCTCCACAGTCCAGTACAATGGGCTATATGGGGAACCAGTCTGTCTCCATGGGATATCAGCCATACAGCATGCAG AATCTTATGACTACCCTCCCTGGCCAGGATCCAGCAATGCCACCCCAGCAACCCTACCTCTCGGGACAACAGCCTatgtaccagcag ttgGCACCTCCGGGAGGCCCGTTGCAGCAGCCGCCACCACCGGTGCCTCAGCAGCCCCCATCACAGGGACAGCCAGCTCCAGGAAGTGGAGAGGCACAGCTCATCTCCTTTGACTGA
- the HGS gene encoding hepatocyte growth factor-regulated tyrosine kinase substrate isoform X1: protein MGRGSGTFERLLDKATSQLLLETDWESILQICDMIRQGDTQAKYAVSSIKKKVNDKNPHVALYALEVMESVVKNCGQTVHDEVANKQTMEELKELLKRQVEVNVRNKILYLIQAWAHAFRNEPKYKVVQDTYQIMKVEGHVFPEFKESDAMFAAERAPDWVDAEECHRCRVQFGVMTRKHHCRACGQIFCGKCSSKCSTIPKFGIEKEVRVCEPCYELLNKKAEGKTSSTTELPPEYLTSPLSQQSQLPPKRDETALQEEEELQLAIALSQSEAEEKERMRQKTTYTMYPKAEPTPVTSSAPPASTLYSSPVNSSAPLAEDIDPELARYLNRNYWEKKQEEVQKSPTPSAPAPLTDSAPQPTEGHATPVNMLETPLPETESQPITPSGGPFSEQQYQNGESEENHEQFLKALQNAVTTFVNRMKSNHMRGRSITNDSAVLSLFQSINNMHPQLLELLNQLDERRLYYEGLQDKLAQIRDARGALNALREEHREKLRRAAEEAERQRQIQLAQKLEIMRQKKQEYLEMQRQLAIQRLQEQEKERQMRLEQQKQTIQMRAQMPAFSLPYAQLQAMPPAGGVIYQPAGPTNFPGTFSPAGSVEGSPMHTVYMNQPAQAGSGPYPSMPVAGTDPNMVSAYMYQAGAGGGQATQQGQPVPTTNPAYSSYQPTPTQGYQNVASQAPQSLPPISQPPQSSTMGYMGNQSVSMGYQPYSMQNLMTTLPGQDPAMPPQQPYLSGQQPMYQQLAPPGGPLQQPPPPVPQQPPSQGQPAPGSGEAQLISFD from the exons AGCAAAATATGCAGTAAGTTCCATCAAGAAAAAAGTCAATGACAAGAATCCACATGTGGCCCTCTATGCCCTAGAG GTTATGGAATCTGTTGTCAAGAACTGTGGTCAGACAGTTCATGATGAGGTAGCCAACAAGCAGACAATGGAAGAATTAAAAGAGCTTCTCAAG AGGCAAGTGGAAGTAAATGTCCGCAACAAAATCCTCTACCTGATCCAGGCTTGGGCTCATGCATTCCGAAATGAGCCCAAGTATAAAGTAGTGCAGGATACCTACCAGATCATGAAAGTGGAAG GTCATGTTTTCCCAGAATTcaaggaaagtgatgccatgttTGCTGCAGAAAGG GCTCCTGATTGGGTTGATGCTGAAGAATGTCACAGATGCAGAGTGCAATTTGGAGTGATGACACGTAAA CATCACTGCAGGGCATGTGGACAAATCTTTTGTGGGAAATGTTCCTCTAAGTGCTCCACCATTCCTAAATTTGGCATTGAGAAGGAAGTCCGTGTGTGTGAGCCCTGCTATGAACTGCTGAACAA GAAGGCAGAAGGTAAAACTAGCTCTACAACAGAGCTGCCTCCAGAGTACCTGACTAGTCCCCTGTCTCAGCAGTCTCAG TTGCCTCCCAAGAGGGATGAGACAGCTCTGCAAGAGGAAGAAGAGCTGCAGCTGGCCATCGCACTGTCCCAGTCAGAGgctgaggaaaaggagaggatg AGGCAAAAGACAACATATACCATGTATCCAAAGGCAGAACCCACACCTGTGACCTCATCTGCCCCTCCTGCTAGCACCTTATATTCTTCTCCTGTG aacTCATCTGCCCCCTTGGCCGAGGATATTGACCCTGAG CTTGCTCGTTACCTCAACCGAAACTACTGGGAGAAGAAGCAGGAAGAAGTTCAGAAGAGCCCCACACCGTCAGCTCCTGCTCCTTTGACAGATTCTGCTCCCCAGCCTACAGAGGGACATGCCACCCCAGTAAACATGCTAGAG ACTCCCCTCCCGGAAACAGAATCTCAGCCCATAACTCCCTCCGGTGGCCCCTTTAGTGAG CAGCAGTACCAGAATGGGGAATCTGAAGAGAACCATGAGCAATTCCTGAAAGCCCTTCAGAATGCTGTCACCACCTTTGTCAACCGTATGAAGAGCAACCACATGAGGGGACGAAGCATCACCAATGACTCAGCTGTGCTCTCCCTCTTCCAGTCTATTAATAACATGCATCCTCAGCTGCTGGAGTTGCTCAATCAGCTGGATGAGCGAAGGC tgtaTTATGAAGGACTCCAAGATAAGCTGGCCCAGATCCGAGATGCCCGAGGAGCGCTCAATGCCCTCCGAGAGGAGCACAGGGAGAAACTGCGCCGAGCAGCTGAAGAGGCAGAGCGTCAGCGCCAGATCCAGCTGGCCCAGAAACTGGAAATCATGAGACAGAAGAAGCAG GAATATCTGGAGATGCAAAGGCAGCTGGCCATTCAGCGCCTACAGGAGCAAGAAAAGGAGCGGCAAATGCGCCTGGAACAGCAGAAGCAGACAATTCAGATGCGAGCACAGATGCCAGCTTTCTCCTTGCCTTATGCCCAG CTTCAGGCCATGCCCCCAGCAGGTGGGGTGATATACCAGCCTGCTGGCCCTACAAATTTCCCTGGTACCTTTAGCCCAGCAGGCTCAGTGGAGGGCTCCCCTATGCACACAGTATACATGAACCAGCCAGCACAGGCAGGCAGTGGACCCTACCCTAGCATGCCAGTGGCTGGAACAG ATCCTAACATGGTGAGCGCCTACATGTACCAAGCAGGGGCAGGTGGTGGGCAGGCAACTCAGCAAGGGCAGCCTGTGCCCACCACAAATCCAGCTTATTCTTCCTACCAGCCAACCCCCACACAAGGCTATCAG AATGTCGCCTCTCAGGCCCCACAGAGCCTCCCACCCATTTCTCAGCCTCCACAGTCCAGTACAATGGGCTATATGGGGAACCAGTCTGTCTCCATGGGATATCAGCCATACAGCATGCAG AATCTTATGACTACCCTCCCTGGCCAGGATCCAGCAATGCCACCCCAGCAACCCTACCTCTCGGGACAACAGCCTatgtaccagcag ttgGCACCTCCGGGAGGCCCGTTGCAGCAGCCGCCACCACCGGTGCCTCAGCAGCCCCCATCACAGGGACAGCCAGCTCCAGGAAGTGGAGAGGCACAGCTCATCTCCTTTGACTGA
- the HGS gene encoding hepatocyte growth factor-regulated tyrosine kinase substrate isoform X5 translates to MIRQGDTQAKYAVSSIKKKVNDKNPHVALYALEVMESVVKNCGQTVHDEVANKQTMEELKELLKRQVEVNVRNKILYLIQAWAHAFRNEPKYKVVQDTYQIMKVEGHVFPEFKESDAMFAAERAPDWVDAEECHRCRVQFGVMTRKHHCRACGQIFCGKCSSKCSTIPKFGIEKEVRVCEPCYELLNKKAEGKTSSTTELPPEYLTSPLSQQSQLPPKRDETALQEEEELQLAIALSQSEAEEKERMRQKTTYTMYPKAEPTPVTSSAPPASTLYSSPVNSSAPLAEDIDPELARYLNRNYWEKKQEEVQKSPTPSAPAPLTDSAPQPTEGHATPVNMLETPLPETESQPITPSGGPFSEQQYQNGESEENHEQFLKALQNAVTTFVNRMKSNHMRGRSITNDSAVLSLFQSINNMHPQLLELLNQLDERRLYYEGLQDKLAQIRDARGALNALREEHREKLRRAAEEAERQRQIQLAQKLEIMRQKKQEYLEMQRQLAIQRLQEQEKERQMRLEQQKQTIQMRAQMPAFSLPYAQLQAMPPAGGVIYQPAGPTNFPGTFSPAGSVEGSPMHTVYMNQPAQAGSGPYPSMPVAGTDPNMVSAYMYQAGAGGGQATQQGQPVPTTNPAYSSYQPTPTQGYQNVASQAPQSLPPISQPPQSSTMGYMGNQSVSMGYQPYSMQNLMTTLPGQDPAMPPQQPYLSGQQPMYQQLAPPGGPLQQPPPPVPQQPPSQGQPAPGSGEAQLISFD, encoded by the exons AGCAAAATATGCAGTAAGTTCCATCAAGAAAAAAGTCAATGACAAGAATCCACATGTGGCCCTCTATGCCCTAGAG GTTATGGAATCTGTTGTCAAGAACTGTGGTCAGACAGTTCATGATGAGGTAGCCAACAAGCAGACAATGGAAGAATTAAAAGAGCTTCTCAAG AGGCAAGTGGAAGTAAATGTCCGCAACAAAATCCTCTACCTGATCCAGGCTTGGGCTCATGCATTCCGAAATGAGCCCAAGTATAAAGTAGTGCAGGATACCTACCAGATCATGAAAGTGGAAG GTCATGTTTTCCCAGAATTcaaggaaagtgatgccatgttTGCTGCAGAAAGG GCTCCTGATTGGGTTGATGCTGAAGAATGTCACAGATGCAGAGTGCAATTTGGAGTGATGACACGTAAA CATCACTGCAGGGCATGTGGACAAATCTTTTGTGGGAAATGTTCCTCTAAGTGCTCCACCATTCCTAAATTTGGCATTGAGAAGGAAGTCCGTGTGTGTGAGCCCTGCTATGAACTGCTGAACAA GAAGGCAGAAGGTAAAACTAGCTCTACAACAGAGCTGCCTCCAGAGTACCTGACTAGTCCCCTGTCTCAGCAGTCTCAG TTGCCTCCCAAGAGGGATGAGACAGCTCTGCAAGAGGAAGAAGAGCTGCAGCTGGCCATCGCACTGTCCCAGTCAGAGgctgaggaaaaggagaggatg AGGCAAAAGACAACATATACCATGTATCCAAAGGCAGAACCCACACCTGTGACCTCATCTGCCCCTCCTGCTAGCACCTTATATTCTTCTCCTGTG aacTCATCTGCCCCCTTGGCCGAGGATATTGACCCTGAG CTTGCTCGTTACCTCAACCGAAACTACTGGGAGAAGAAGCAGGAAGAAGTTCAGAAGAGCCCCACACCGTCAGCTCCTGCTCCTTTGACAGATTCTGCTCCCCAGCCTACAGAGGGACATGCCACCCCAGTAAACATGCTAGAG ACTCCCCTCCCGGAAACAGAATCTCAGCCCATAACTCCCTCCGGTGGCCCCTTTAGTGAG CAGCAGTACCAGAATGGGGAATCTGAAGAGAACCATGAGCAATTCCTGAAAGCCCTTCAGAATGCTGTCACCACCTTTGTCAACCGTATGAAGAGCAACCACATGAGGGGACGAAGCATCACCAATGACTCAGCTGTGCTCTCCCTCTTCCAGTCTATTAATAACATGCATCCTCAGCTGCTGGAGTTGCTCAATCAGCTGGATGAGCGAAGGC tgtaTTATGAAGGACTCCAAGATAAGCTGGCCCAGATCCGAGATGCCCGAGGAGCGCTCAATGCCCTCCGAGAGGAGCACAGGGAGAAACTGCGCCGAGCAGCTGAAGAGGCAGAGCGTCAGCGCCAGATCCAGCTGGCCCAGAAACTGGAAATCATGAGACAGAAGAAGCAG GAATATCTGGAGATGCAAAGGCAGCTGGCCATTCAGCGCCTACAGGAGCAAGAAAAGGAGCGGCAAATGCGCCTGGAACAGCAGAAGCAGACAATTCAGATGCGAGCACAGATGCCAGCTTTCTCCTTGCCTTATGCCCAG CTTCAGGCCATGCCCCCAGCAGGTGGGGTGATATACCAGCCTGCTGGCCCTACAAATTTCCCTGGTACCTTTAGCCCAGCAGGCTCAGTGGAGGGCTCCCCTATGCACACAGTATACATGAACCAGCCAGCACAGGCAGGCAGTGGACCCTACCCTAGCATGCCAGTGGCTGGAACAG ATCCTAACATGGTGAGCGCCTACATGTACCAAGCAGGGGCAGGTGGTGGGCAGGCAACTCAGCAAGGGCAGCCTGTGCCCACCACAAATCCAGCTTATTCTTCCTACCAGCCAACCCCCACACAAGGCTATCAG AATGTCGCCTCTCAGGCCCCACAGAGCCTCCCACCCATTTCTCAGCCTCCACAGTCCAGTACAATGGGCTATATGGGGAACCAGTCTGTCTCCATGGGATATCAGCCATACAGCATGCAG AATCTTATGACTACCCTCCCTGGCCAGGATCCAGCAATGCCACCCCAGCAACCCTACCTCTCGGGACAACAGCCTatgtaccagcag ttgGCACCTCCGGGAGGCCCGTTGCAGCAGCCGCCACCACCGGTGCCTCAGCAGCCCCCATCACAGGGACAGCCAGCTCCAGGAAGTGGAGAGGCACAGCTCATCTCCTTTGACTGA
- the HGS gene encoding hepatocyte growth factor-regulated tyrosine kinase substrate isoform X4, translated as MGRGSGTFERLLDKATSQLLLETDWESILQICDMIRQGDTQAKYAVSSIKKKVNDKNPHVALYALEVMESVVKNCGQTVHDEVANKQTMEELKELLKRQVEVNVRNKILYLIQAWAHAFRNEPKYKVVQDTYQIMKVEGHVFPEFKESDAMFAAERAPDWVDAEECHRCRVQFGVMTRKHHCRACGQIFCGKCSSKCSTIPKFGIEKEVRVCEPCYELLNKKAEGKTSSTTELPPEYLTSPLSQQSQLPPKRDETALQEEEELQLAIALSQSEAEEKERMRQKTTYTMYPKAEPTPVTSSAPPASTLYSSPVNSSAPLAEDIDPELARYLNRNYWEKKQEEVQKSPTPSAPAPLTDSAPQPTEGHATPVNMLEQYQNGESEENHEQFLKALQNAVTTFVNRMKSNHMRGRSITNDSAVLSLFQSINNMHPQLLELLNQLDERRLYYEGLQDKLAQIRDARGALNALREEHREKLRRAAEEAERQRQIQLAQKLEIMRQKKQEYLEMQRQLAIQRLQEQEKERQMRLEQQKQTIQMRAQMPAFSLPYAQLQAMPPAGGVIYQPAGPTNFPGTFSPAGSVEGSPMHTVYMNQPAQAGSGPYPSMPVAGTDPNMVSAYMYQAGAGGGQATQQGQPVPTTNPAYSSYQPTPTQGYQNVASQAPQSLPPISQPPQSSTMGYMGNQSVSMGYQPYSMQNLMTTLPGQDPAMPPQQPYLSGQQPMYQQLAPPGGPLQQPPPPVPQQPPSQGQPAPGSGEAQLISFD; from the exons AGCAAAATATGCAGTAAGTTCCATCAAGAAAAAAGTCAATGACAAGAATCCACATGTGGCCCTCTATGCCCTAGAG GTTATGGAATCTGTTGTCAAGAACTGTGGTCAGACAGTTCATGATGAGGTAGCCAACAAGCAGACAATGGAAGAATTAAAAGAGCTTCTCAAG AGGCAAGTGGAAGTAAATGTCCGCAACAAAATCCTCTACCTGATCCAGGCTTGGGCTCATGCATTCCGAAATGAGCCCAAGTATAAAGTAGTGCAGGATACCTACCAGATCATGAAAGTGGAAG GTCATGTTTTCCCAGAATTcaaggaaagtgatgccatgttTGCTGCAGAAAGG GCTCCTGATTGGGTTGATGCTGAAGAATGTCACAGATGCAGAGTGCAATTTGGAGTGATGACACGTAAA CATCACTGCAGGGCATGTGGACAAATCTTTTGTGGGAAATGTTCCTCTAAGTGCTCCACCATTCCTAAATTTGGCATTGAGAAGGAAGTCCGTGTGTGTGAGCCCTGCTATGAACTGCTGAACAA GAAGGCAGAAGGTAAAACTAGCTCTACAACAGAGCTGCCTCCAGAGTACCTGACTAGTCCCCTGTCTCAGCAGTCTCAG TTGCCTCCCAAGAGGGATGAGACAGCTCTGCAAGAGGAAGAAGAGCTGCAGCTGGCCATCGCACTGTCCCAGTCAGAGgctgaggaaaaggagaggatg AGGCAAAAGACAACATATACCATGTATCCAAAGGCAGAACCCACACCTGTGACCTCATCTGCCCCTCCTGCTAGCACCTTATATTCTTCTCCTGTG aacTCATCTGCCCCCTTGGCCGAGGATATTGACCCTGAG CTTGCTCGTTACCTCAACCGAAACTACTGGGAGAAGAAGCAGGAAGAAGTTCAGAAGAGCCCCACACCGTCAGCTCCTGCTCCTTTGACAGATTCTGCTCCCCAGCCTACAGAGGGACATGCCACCCCAGTAAACATGCTAGAG CAGTACCAGAATGGGGAATCTGAAGAGAACCATGAGCAATTCCTGAAAGCCCTTCAGAATGCTGTCACCACCTTTGTCAACCGTATGAAGAGCAACCACATGAGGGGACGAAGCATCACCAATGACTCAGCTGTGCTCTCCCTCTTCCAGTCTATTAATAACATGCATCCTCAGCTGCTGGAGTTGCTCAATCAGCTGGATGAGCGAAGGC tgtaTTATGAAGGACTCCAAGATAAGCTGGCCCAGATCCGAGATGCCCGAGGAGCGCTCAATGCCCTCCGAGAGGAGCACAGGGAGAAACTGCGCCGAGCAGCTGAAGAGGCAGAGCGTCAGCGCCAGATCCAGCTGGCCCAGAAACTGGAAATCATGAGACAGAAGAAGCAG GAATATCTGGAGATGCAAAGGCAGCTGGCCATTCAGCGCCTACAGGAGCAAGAAAAGGAGCGGCAAATGCGCCTGGAACAGCAGAAGCAGACAATTCAGATGCGAGCACAGATGCCAGCTTTCTCCTTGCCTTATGCCCAG CTTCAGGCCATGCCCCCAGCAGGTGGGGTGATATACCAGCCTGCTGGCCCTACAAATTTCCCTGGTACCTTTAGCCCAGCAGGCTCAGTGGAGGGCTCCCCTATGCACACAGTATACATGAACCAGCCAGCACAGGCAGGCAGTGGACCCTACCCTAGCATGCCAGTGGCTGGAACAG ATCCTAACATGGTGAGCGCCTACATGTACCAAGCAGGGGCAGGTGGTGGGCAGGCAACTCAGCAAGGGCAGCCTGTGCCCACCACAAATCCAGCTTATTCTTCCTACCAGCCAACCCCCACACAAGGCTATCAG AATGTCGCCTCTCAGGCCCCACAGAGCCTCCCACCCATTTCTCAGCCTCCACAGTCCAGTACAATGGGCTATATGGGGAACCAGTCTGTCTCCATGGGATATCAGCCATACAGCATGCAG AATCTTATGACTACCCTCCCTGGCCAGGATCCAGCAATGCCACCCCAGCAACCCTACCTCTCGGGACAACAGCCTatgtaccagcag ttgGCACCTCCGGGAGGCCCGTTGCAGCAGCCGCCACCACCGGTGCCTCAGCAGCCCCCATCACAGGGACAGCCAGCTCCAGGAAGTGGAGAGGCACAGCTCATCTCCTTTGACTGA